One Coriobacteriia bacterium genomic window carries:
- the gcvH gene encoding glycine cleavage system protein GcvH, with the protein MDMPKDRKYSIDHEWVIVEGDEATIGITEYAQDALGEVVYVDLPDEGESFAVGDTFGEVESVKSVSELFMPVSGEVIAINDSLADAPETINDDCYGDGWMIRVRIENESGLADLLDAEAYLASIDE; encoded by the coding sequence ATGGATATGCCCAAGGATCGTAAGTATTCCATCGACCACGAGTGGGTGATAGTCGAAGGTGATGAAGCGACAATCGGAATTACCGAGTATGCACAAGATGCTCTCGGCGAAGTCGTGTATGTCGATCTGCCCGATGAAGGGGAATCATTCGCCGTCGGCGACACGTTCGGCGAAGTTGAGTCCGTCAAGTCGGTTTCCGAACTGTTCATGCCCGTCAGTGGAGAAGTCATTGCCATTAACGATTCTTTGGCGGATGCCCCCGAGACGATAAACGATGATTGTTACGGCGACGGATGGATGATTCGAGTCCGCATTGAAAATGAGTCGGGACTCGCAGATCTTCTCGATGCCGAGGCATATCTCGCATCCATCGACGAGTAG